The proteins below are encoded in one region of Balaenoptera acutorostrata chromosome 11, mBalAcu1.1, whole genome shotgun sequence:
- the LOC103003381 gene encoding glutamyl-tRNA(Gln) amidotransferase subunit C, mitochondrial-like — translation MQEIYWGVISGTSQVWLGLWALAGGRRGFTSKAGPRVEAGASRRVLKGVGQILEPLALADFGSGGAVARPEKAIAFAYRLCAVATDRVGPVRSVLEDGCLCLRSDNVVEGNCAEELLQNSRRDVEEYFVAPPGRISWPKLDEKEPLSHC, via the exons GTGTGGCTGGGCCTTTGGGCCTTGGCGGGAGGGCGCCGGGGCTTCACCTCCAAGGCGGGTCCCCGGGTAGAGGCCGGAGCATCTAGGCGGGTGCTGAAGGGCG TGGGCCAGATCCTGGAGCCGCTAGCGCTTGCGGACTTCGGCAGCGGAGGGGCCGTGGCACGGCCGGAGAAAGCCATCGCGTTCGCCTACCGGCTCTGCGCCGTGGCCACGGACCGGGTGGGGCCCGTGCGGTCAGTCCTGGAGGATGGATGTCTGTGCTTGAGATCCGACAATGTGGTAGAAGGCAACTGTGCCGAAGAACTGCTACAAAACTCCCGTCGAGATGTGGAGGAGTATTTTGTGGCCCCCCCAGGTCGTATCTCTTGGCCAAAGCTAGATGAAAAAGAGCCCCTCTCACACTGCTGA